One Cuculus canorus isolate bCucCan1 chromosome 2, bCucCan1.pri, whole genome shotgun sequence genomic region harbors:
- the LOC128851463 gene encoding uncharacterized protein LOC128851463 isoform X1 has protein sequence MTLSVLGKMLEQRDVAIAGPVVVQLSEKLQPLFDNVRLCAPQHEHWMLPGNFAPCSFSARARAGLRQPVLSSCPLPCQQESASIKVLSFKLFRDVMELLVAVDRKATKRQVRRNLLPLLFHVYDENQPVAEVRILALLGFPWEVAGLPPAPVPHEAQGSRFLLASAPEQQLWEPSLLPPGSTGCPRWRLPQCSARAAKPPADAFPSCCPFPAGPKKDPQPCPGEGMRVLCPGQRCHLPVSAALQASRETLLQATELLKLRKLRKKLKSGQIYKLGKCLVRMAPRWQRQAGQGPAPVPGVWGCQLCPCPLPQPIAPGLHPAQPPFPRPCSPAGPSPGSCPSPSPGVPMEAWLCGALAAGWLRSSPGSTSPALPAKHWLAAGWERWVSWRERPVLGTGAARPRRGSCADLSPCPLALSPAGRGQEQKRRLPVPGPAVPAEPPGVPARGGRRVFWAPWSEREGTAGRAADHLPGPRMHDKRHQPIRLRLSS, from the exons ATGACCCTCTCTGTGCTTGGCaagatgctggagcagagggacgTGGCAATTGCTGGCCCTGTCGTCGTGCAGCTGTCTGAGAAGCTGCAGCCGCTCTTTGACAACGTAAGGCTTTGTGCCCCCCAGCACGAGCACTGGATGCTGCCAGGAAACTTTGCGCCCTGTAGCTTTTCAGCCCGTGCCCGGGCGGGCCTGAGGCAGCCGGTGCTGAGCTCTTGCCCTCTTCCTTGCCAACAGGAGTCCGCCTCCATCAAAGTTCTCTCCTTCAAACTCTTCCGGGACGTGATGGAGCTTTTAGTGGCAGTGGACAGGAAGGCAACAAAGAGACAGGTGCGCCGGAACCTGCTGCCGCTGCTCTTCCACGTCTATGATGAGAACCAGCCTGTGGCAGAGGTGAGGATTTTGGCGCTGCTGGGGTTCCCGTGGGAGGTTGCTGGGCTGCCTCCTGCCCCGGTGCCTCATGAAGCGCAGGGTTCCAGGTTCCTCCTGGCCTCGGCTCccgagcagcagctctgggagccCTCTCTCCTGCCGCCCGGCAGCACCGGCTGCCCGAGATGGAGGTTGCCCCAGTGCTCTGCCCGGGCAGCGAAGCCGCCGGCAGACGcgttccccagctgctgccccttcccagcAGGGCCCAAGAAGGACCCTCAGCCTTGCCCAGGGGAGGGGATGCGGGTCCTGTGCCCTGGGCAGCGGTGCCATCTCCcagtctctgctgctctgcaggccTCCCGGGAAACCCTGCTTCAAGCCACCGAGCTGCTGAagctgaggaagctgaggaagaagctgaagagcGGGCAGATCTACAAGTTGGGCAAGTGCCTGGTAAGGATGGCCCCGCGCTGGCAGAGGCAGGCAGGACAAGGCCCTGCCCCGGTGCCCGGTGTGTGGGGCTGTCAGCTGTGCCCGTGCCCACTGCCGCAGCCCATCGCCCCCGGGCTGCACCCCGCGCAGCCCCCCTTCCCCCGGCCGTGCAGCCCTGCGGGCCCTTCTCCGGGCTCCTGTCCCTCGCCGAGCCCAGGGGTGCCGATGGAAGCCTGGCTCTGCGGGGCTTTGGCAGCAGGGTGGCTGCGCAGCTCCCCGGGGAGCACCAGCCCTGCGCTCCCTGCAAAGCACTggctggctgctggctgggagcGGTGGGTGTCCTGGCGGGAGAGGCCAGTCCTGGGGACAGGGGCGGCGCGGCCAAGGCGGGGAAGCTGTGCTGATCTTTCCCCATGTCCGCTTGCGCTCTCTCCAGCTGGCAGAGgacaggagcagaagagaagattaCCTGTACCAGGCCCTGCCGTACCTGCAGAGCCCCCAGGAGTCCCTGCGAGAGGCGGCCGTCGTGTTTTTTG GGCACCTTGGTCGGAGCGTGAGGGGACAGCCGGAAGAGCAGCAGACCATCTACCAGG GCCTCGAATGCATGACAAACGACATCAGCCAATCCGTCTCAGACTTAGCAGCTGA
- the LOC128851500 gene encoding uncharacterized protein LOC128851500 gives MLLQSQNAHGCGQRVTLRREMFPQPSLGERATSRPLRCHLPKARRSSEEARVVCSGQLVQVPVLVREMYSWLQRNVDAPAKNGLDERLLELVRWKQHDVVVTLLRCAPSCDRAAVTMWRALVSERSCAERVLWELLGVLEDWPLHSTSTSDGDETEVVVLAATRALREILCERQVPKVLNQHFPPLFLALLFQVYCTIKEEAEEVDACWRKYVEQVSLPTSPSRFMVQTVKALLCCLGYEDVVFRVEHKHGWDTLLHAKSHPYAMGLLAREMCMVKDYFCHCVALQLLDVLNLDGPCLQVPAMAFFVKLLACPDVVELHERALKLFPMFVLSPRIEMRRLVLQGLFTLSQRPEMAERMGFLLPKLLEVLDDADTEVVEMTLSVLGKMLEQRDVAIAGPVVVQLSEKLQPLFDNVRLCAPQHEHWMLPGNFAPCSFSARARAGLRQPVLSSCPLPCQQESASIKVLSFKLFRDVMELLVAVDRKATKRQVRRNLLPLLFHVYDENQPVAEASRETLLQATELLKLRKLRKKLKSGQIYKLGKCLLAEDRSRREDYLYQALPYLQSPQESLREAAVVFFGEPQAPGVPPCPAAAWPPPRRQHRHQERALCLRSPEPVTMRGPQGSLPPALSLARGRHEAGTWAEPCRGQEGVELGWCGAAVLLGATAFGMGSVFLGHLGRSVRGQPEEQQTIYQGR, from the exons ATGCTGCTTCAGTCCCAAAATGCTCATGGCTGCGGACAGAGAGTGACGCTGAGGAGAGAAATGTTCCCTCAGCCAAGCCTGGGAGAAAGAGCCACATCCCGGCCATTGCGCTGCCACCTCCCAAAAGCGCGGCGCTCCAGCGAGGAGGCACGTGTGGTCTGCAGCGGCCAGTTGGTGCAG GTGCCTGTGCTGGTGAGGGAAATGTACAGCTGGCTGCAGCGGAACGTGGATGCGCCTGCCAAGAACGGGCTGGACGAGAGGCTTCTGGAGCTGGTGCGCTGGAAGCAGCATGATGTGGTGGTGACCCTCCTGCGCTGTGCCCCGTCGTGTGACAG ggctgctgtgacCATGTGGAGGGCGCTGGTGTCTGAGCGCAGCTGTGCCGAGCGAgtgctgtgggagctgctgggtgTGCTGGAGGATTGGCCGCTGCACAGCACATCCACCTCCGACGGGGACGAGACGGAGGTCGTCGTTCTGGCT GCAACCAGGGCACTGAGGGAGATCCTCTGTGAGCGCCAGGTCCCAAAGGTGTTGAATCAGCATTTTCCGCCCCtcttcctggctctgctctttCAAGTGTACTGCACCAtaaaggaggaggcagaggaggtcGATGCGTGCTGGAGGAAATACGTCGAGCAAGTCAGCCTTCCCACCAGCCCTAGCAG ATTCATGGTGCAGACGGTGAAAGCGCTGCTCTGCTGTTTGGGCTATGAGGATGTGGTGTTTAGAGTGGAGCACAAGCATGGCTGGGACACTCTGCTGCACGCCAAGAGCCACCCCTACGCGATGGGTCTGCTGGCCAG AGAGATGTGCATGGTGAAGGATTATTTCTGTCACTGCGTGGCGCTCCAGCTTTTGGATGTGCTGAACCTGGACGGGCCGTGCCTGCAGGTCCCTGCCATGGCGTTCTTTGTCAAG CTCCTGGCCTGCCCTGACGTGGTGGAATTGCACGAGCGTGCCCTGAAGCTCTTCCCGATGTTCGTGCTCAGCCCGCGCATTGAGATGCGTCGCCTGGTGCTGCAAGGGCTCTTCACCCTGAGCCAAAGACCTGAGATG GCTGAAAGAATGGGGTTCTTGCTGCCGAAactcctggaggtcctggacGACGCAGATACGGAGGTGGTCGAGATGACCCTCTCTGTGCTTGGCaagatgctggagcagagggacgTGGCAATTGCTGGCCCTGTCGTCGTGCAGCTGTCTGAGAAGCTGCAGCCGCTCTTTGACAACGTAAGGCTTTGTGCCCCCCAGCACGAGCACTGGATGCTGCCAGGAAACTTTGCGCCCTGTAGCTTTTCAGCCCGTGCCCGGGCGGGCCTGAGGCAGCCGGTGCTGAGCTCTTGCCCTCTTCCTTGCCAACAGGAGTCCGCCTCCATCAAAGTTCTCTCCTTCAAACTCTTCCGGGACGTGATGGAGCTTTTAGTGGCAGTGGACAGGAAGGCAACAAAGAGACAGGTGCGCCGGAACCTGCTGCCGCTGCTCTTCCACGTCTATGATGAGAACCAGCCTGTGGCAGAG gccTCCCGGGAAACCCTGCTTCAAGCCACCGAGCTGCTGAagctgaggaagctgaggaagaagctgaagagcGGGCAGATCTACAAGTTGGGCAAGTGCCTG CTGGCAGAGgacaggagcagaagagaagattaCCTGTACCAGGCCCTGCCGTACCTGCAGAGCCCCCAGGAGTCCCTGCGAGAGGCGGCCGTCGTGTTTTTTGGTGAGCCACAAGCCCCGGGGGTCCCTCCCTGCCCCGCTGCAGCTTGGCCCCCGCCGCGGCGGCAGCACCGGCACCAGGAACGGGCCCTGTGTCTGCGGAGCCCCGAGCCCGTGACGATGCGGGGCCCGCAGGGCTCCCTGCCACCCGCTCTCTCCCTCGCCCGTGGGCGGCACGAGGCGGGAACGTGGGCTGAGCCGTGCCGAGGGCAGGAGGGTGTGGAGCTGGGCtggtgtggggcagctgtgctgctgggggcGACGGCATTTGGGATGGGCTCTGTGTTCCTAGGGCACCTTGGTCGGAGCGTGAGGGGACAGCCGGAAGAGCAGCAGACCATCTACCAGGGTAGGTGA
- the LOC128851463 gene encoding uncharacterized protein LOC128851463 isoform X3 — translation MTLSVLGKMLEQRDVAIAGPVVVQLSEKLQPLFDNVRLCAPQHEHWMLPGNFAPCSFSARARAGLRQPVLSSCPLPCQQESASIKVLSFKLFRDVMELLVAVDRKATKRQVRRNLLPLLFHVYDENQPVAEVRILALLGFPWEVAGLPPAPVPHEAQGSRFLLASAPEQQLWEPSLLPPGSTGCPRWRLPQCSARAAKPPADAFPSCCPFPAGPKKDPQPCPGEGMRVLCPGQRCHLPVSAALQASRETLLQATELLKLRKLRKKLKSGQIYKLGKCLLAEDRSRREDYLYQALPYLQSPQESLREAAVVFFGHLGRSVRGQPEEQQTIYQGLECMTNDISQSVSDLAADTLFVLRSEESNRTFRYRLQVLRGWLERMWRR, via the exons ATGACCCTCTCTGTGCTTGGCaagatgctggagcagagggacgTGGCAATTGCTGGCCCTGTCGTCGTGCAGCTGTCTGAGAAGCTGCAGCCGCTCTTTGACAACGTAAGGCTTTGTGCCCCCCAGCACGAGCACTGGATGCTGCCAGGAAACTTTGCGCCCTGTAGCTTTTCAGCCCGTGCCCGGGCGGGCCTGAGGCAGCCGGTGCTGAGCTCTTGCCCTCTTCCTTGCCAACAGGAGTCCGCCTCCATCAAAGTTCTCTCCTTCAAACTCTTCCGGGACGTGATGGAGCTTTTAGTGGCAGTGGACAGGAAGGCAACAAAGAGACAGGTGCGCCGGAACCTGCTGCCGCTGCTCTTCCACGTCTATGATGAGAACCAGCCTGTGGCAGAGGTGAGGATTTTGGCGCTGCTGGGGTTCCCGTGGGAGGTTGCTGGGCTGCCTCCTGCCCCGGTGCCTCATGAAGCGCAGGGTTCCAGGTTCCTCCTGGCCTCGGCTCccgagcagcagctctgggagccCTCTCTCCTGCCGCCCGGCAGCACCGGCTGCCCGAGATGGAGGTTGCCCCAGTGCTCTGCCCGGGCAGCGAAGCCGCCGGCAGACGcgttccccagctgctgccccttcccagcAGGGCCCAAGAAGGACCCTCAGCCTTGCCCAGGGGAGGGGATGCGGGTCCTGTGCCCTGGGCAGCGGTGCCATCTCCcagtctctgctgctctgcaggccTCCCGGGAAACCCTGCTTCAAGCCACCGAGCTGCTGAagctgaggaagctgaggaagaagctgaagagcGGGCAGATCTACAAGTTGGGCAAGTGCCTG CTGGCAGAGgacaggagcagaagagaagattaCCTGTACCAGGCCCTGCCGTACCTGCAGAGCCCCCAGGAGTCCCTGCGAGAGGCGGCCGTCGTGTTTTTTG GGCACCTTGGTCGGAGCGTGAGGGGACAGCCGGAAGAGCAGCAGACCATCTACCAGG GCCTCGAATGCATGACAAACGACATCAGCCAATCCGTCTCAGACTTAGCAGCTGATACCCTGTTTGTCCTGAGAAGTGAAGAAAGCAATCGTACCTTTCGATACAGGCTGCAGGTGCTACGAGGGTGGCTCGAGAGGATGTGGAGGAGATGA
- the LOC128851463 gene encoding uncharacterized protein LOC128851463 isoform X4 has product MTLSVLGKMLEQRDVAIAGPVVVQLSEKLQPLFDNVRLCAPQHEHWMLPGNFAPCSFSARARAGLRQPVLSSCPLPCQQESASIKVLSFKLFRDVMELLVAVDRKATKRQVRRNLLPLLFHVYDENQPVAEASRETLLQATELLKLRKLRKKLKSGQIYKLGKCLLAEDRSRREDYLYQALPYLQSPQESLREAAVVFFGEPQAPGVPPCPAAAWPPPRRQHRHQERALCLRSPEPVTMRGPQGSLPPALSLARGRHEAGTWAEPCRGQEGVELGWCGAAVLLGATAFGMGSVFLGHLGRSVRGQPEEQQTIYQGLECMTNDISQSVSDLAADTLFVLRSEESNRTFRYRLQVLRGWLERMWRR; this is encoded by the exons ATGACCCTCTCTGTGCTTGGCaagatgctggagcagagggacgTGGCAATTGCTGGCCCTGTCGTCGTGCAGCTGTCTGAGAAGCTGCAGCCGCTCTTTGACAACGTAAGGCTTTGTGCCCCCCAGCACGAGCACTGGATGCTGCCAGGAAACTTTGCGCCCTGTAGCTTTTCAGCCCGTGCCCGGGCGGGCCTGAGGCAGCCGGTGCTGAGCTCTTGCCCTCTTCCTTGCCAACAGGAGTCCGCCTCCATCAAAGTTCTCTCCTTCAAACTCTTCCGGGACGTGATGGAGCTTTTAGTGGCAGTGGACAGGAAGGCAACAAAGAGACAGGTGCGCCGGAACCTGCTGCCGCTGCTCTTCCACGTCTATGATGAGAACCAGCCTGTGGCAGAG gccTCCCGGGAAACCCTGCTTCAAGCCACCGAGCTGCTGAagctgaggaagctgaggaagaagctgaagagcGGGCAGATCTACAAGTTGGGCAAGTGCCTG CTGGCAGAGgacaggagcagaagagaagattaCCTGTACCAGGCCCTGCCGTACCTGCAGAGCCCCCAGGAGTCCCTGCGAGAGGCGGCCGTCGTGTTTTTTGGTGAGCCACAAGCCCCGGGGGTCCCTCCCTGCCCCGCTGCAGCTTGGCCCCCGCCGCGGCGGCAGCACCGGCACCAGGAACGGGCCCTGTGTCTGCGGAGCCCCGAGCCCGTGACGATGCGGGGCCCGCAGGGCTCCCTGCCACCCGCTCTCTCCCTCGCCCGTGGGCGGCACGAGGCGGGAACGTGGGCTGAGCCGTGCCGAGGGCAGGAGGGCGTGGAGCTGGGCtggtgtggggcagctgtgctgctgggggcGACGGCATTTGGGATGGGCTCTGTGTTCCTAGGGCACCTTGGTCGGAGCGTGAGGGGACAGCCGGAAGAGCAGCAGACCATCTACCAGG GCCTCGAATGCATGACAAACGACATCAGCCAATCCGTCTCAGACTTAGCAGCTGATACCCTGTTTGTCCTGAGAAGTGAAGAAAGCAATCGTACCTTTCGATACAGGCTGCAGGTGCTACGAGGGTGGCTCGAGAGGATGTGGAGGAGATGA
- the LOC128851292 gene encoding uncharacterized protein LOC128851292: MLLQSQNAHGCGQRVTLRREMFPQPSLGERATSRPLRCHLPKARRSSEEARVVCSGQLVQVPVLVREMYSWLQRNVDAPAKNGLDERLLELVRWKQHDVVVTLLRCAPSCDRAAVTMWRALVSERSCAERVLWELLGVLEDWPLHSTSTSDGDETEVVVLAATRALREILCERQVPKVLNQHFPPLFLALLFQVYCTIKEEAEEVDACWRKYVEQVSLPTSPSRFMVQTVKALLCCLGYEDVVFRVEHKHGWDTLLHAKSHPYAMGLLAR, translated from the exons ATGCTGCTTCAGTCCCAAAATGCTCATGGCTGCGGACAGAGAGTGACGCTGAGGAGAGAAATGTTCCCTCAGCCAAGCCTGGGAGAAAGAGCCACATCCCGGCCATTGCGCTGCCACCTCCCAAAAGCGCGGCGCTCCAGCGAGGAGGCACGTGTGGTCTGCAGCGGCCAGTTGGTGCAG GTGCCTGTGCTGGTGAGGGAAATGTACAGCTGGCTGCAGCGGAACGTGGATGCGCCTGCCAAGAACGGGCTGGACGAGAGGCTTCTGGAGCTGGTGCGCTGGAAGCAGCATGATGTGGTGGTGACCCTCCTGCGCTGTGCCCCGTCGTGTGACAG ggctgctgtgacCATGTGGAGGGCGCTGGTGTCTGAGCGCAGCTGTGCCGAGCGAgtgctgtgggagctgctgggtgTGCTGGAGGATTGGCCGCTGCACAGCACATCCACCTCCGACGGGGACGAGACGGAGGTCGTCGTTCTGGCT GCAACCAGGGCACTGAGGGAGATCCTCTGTGAGCGCCAGGTCCCAAAGGTGTTGAATCAGCATTTTCCGCCCCtcttcctggctctgctctttCAAGTGTACTGCACCAtaaaggaggaggcagaggaggtcGATGCGTGCTGGAGGAAATACGTCGAGCAAGTCAGCCTTCCCACCAGCCCTAGCAG ATTCATGGTGCAGACGGTGAAAGCGCTGCTCTGCTGTTTGGGCTATGAGGATGTGGTGTTTAGAGTGGAGCACAAGCATGGCTGGGACACTCTGCTGCACGCCAAGAGCCACCCCTACGCGATGGGTCTGCTGGCCAGGTGA
- the LOC128851463 gene encoding uncharacterized protein LOC128851463 isoform X2 gives MTLSVLGKMLEQRDVAIAGPVVVQLSEKLQPLFDNVRLCAPQHEHWMLPGNFAPCSFSARARAGLRQPVLSSCPLPCQQESASIKVLSFKLFRDVMELLVAVDRKATKRQVRRNLLPLLFHVYDENQPVAEVRILALLGFPWEVAGLPPAPVPHEAQGSRFLLASAPEQQLWEPSLLPPGSTGCPRWRLPQCSARAAKPPADAFPSCCPFPAGPKKDPQPCPGEGMRVLCPGQRCHLPVSAALQASRETLLQATELLKLRKLRKKLKSGQIYKLGKCLLAEDRSRREDYLYQALPYLQSPQESLREAAVVFFGEPQAPGVPPCPAAAWPPPRRQHRHQERALCLRSPEPVTMRGPQGSLPPALSLARGRHEAGTWAEPCRGQEGVELGWCGAAVLLGATAFGMGSVFLGHLGRSVRGQPEEQQTIYQGLECMTNDISQSVSDLAADTLFVLRSEESNRTFRYRLQVLRGWLERMWRR, from the exons ATGACCCTCTCTGTGCTTGGCaagatgctggagcagagggacgTGGCAATTGCTGGCCCTGTCGTCGTGCAGCTGTCTGAGAAGCTGCAGCCGCTCTTTGACAACGTAAGGCTTTGTGCCCCCCAGCACGAGCACTGGATGCTGCCAGGAAACTTTGCGCCCTGTAGCTTTTCAGCCCGTGCCCGGGCGGGCCTGAGGCAGCCGGTGCTGAGCTCTTGCCCTCTTCCTTGCCAACAGGAGTCCGCCTCCATCAAAGTTCTCTCCTTCAAACTCTTCCGGGACGTGATGGAGCTTTTAGTGGCAGTGGACAGGAAGGCAACAAAGAGACAGGTGCGCCGGAACCTGCTGCCGCTGCTCTTCCACGTCTATGATGAGAACCAGCCTGTGGCAGAGGTGAGGATTTTGGCGCTGCTGGGGTTCCCGTGGGAGGTTGCTGGGCTGCCTCCTGCCCCGGTGCCTCATGAAGCGCAGGGTTCCAGGTTCCTCCTGGCCTCGGCTCccgagcagcagctctgggagccCTCTCTCCTGCCGCCCGGCAGCACCGGCTGCCCGAGATGGAGGTTGCCCCAGTGCTCTGCCCGGGCAGCGAAGCCGCCGGCAGACGcgttccccagctgctgccccttcccagcAGGGCCCAAGAAGGACCCTCAGCCTTGCCCAGGGGAGGGGATGCGGGTCCTGTGCCCTGGGCAGCGGTGCCATCTCCcagtctctgctgctctgcaggccTCCCGGGAAACCCTGCTTCAAGCCACCGAGCTGCTGAagctgaggaagctgaggaagaagctgaagagcGGGCAGATCTACAAGTTGGGCAAGTGCCTG CTGGCAGAGgacaggagcagaagagaagattaCCTGTACCAGGCCCTGCCGTACCTGCAGAGCCCCCAGGAGTCCCTGCGAGAGGCGGCCGTCGTGTTTTTTGGTGAGCCACAAGCCCCGGGGGTCCCTCCCTGCCCCGCTGCAGCTTGGCCCCCGCCGCGGCGGCAGCACCGGCACCAGGAACGGGCCCTGTGTCTGCGGAGCCCCGAGCCCGTGACGATGCGGGGCCCGCAGGGCTCCCTGCCACCCGCTCTCTCCCTCGCCCGTGGGCGGCACGAGGCGGGAACGTGGGCTGAGCCGTGCCGAGGGCAGGAGGGCGTGGAGCTGGGCtggtgtggggcagctgtgctgctgggggcGACGGCATTTGGGATGGGCTCTGTGTTCCTAGGGCACCTTGGTCGGAGCGTGAGGGGACAGCCGGAAGAGCAGCAGACCATCTACCAGG GCCTCGAATGCATGACAAACGACATCAGCCAATCCGTCTCAGACTTAGCAGCTGATACCCTGTTTGTCCTGAGAAGTGAAGAAAGCAATCGTACCTTTCGATACAGGCTGCAGGTGCTACGAGGGTGGCTCGAGAGGATGTGGAGGAGATGA